A stretch of the Xiphias gladius isolate SHS-SW01 ecotype Sanya breed wild chromosome 19, ASM1685928v1, whole genome shotgun sequence genome encodes the following:
- the clip1a gene encoding CAP-Gly domain-containing linker protein 1 isoform X1 has product MSTAKPSGIKVPSKIARPPGTAAPKTNPSAAGAKVVAADKSAASASGGDGQNAEESFQVGERVWVNGNKPGFIQFLGETQFAPGQWAGIVLDEPIGKNDGSVAGVRYFQCEALRGIFTRPSKLSRTEGEANGTQTAPPSRAASPTPSVGSVASHTPATKSTLPSTTTAAKKASTTTTATPATPTSNLARTNSESVSNLSETGSVKKGERELKMGDRVLVGGTKAGVVRFLGETDFAKGEWCGVELDEPLGKNDGAVAGTRYFQCQPKYGLFAPVHKVTRIGFPSTTPAKAKTTVRKVVATPSGLKRSPSASSISTMSSVASSVSAKPSRTGLLTETSSRYNRKISGTTALQEALKEKQQHIEQLMAERDMERAEVAKATSHVGEMEQEISLLRDDQEQMEAKMDQLRALVEAADKDKVELLNQLEEERRKVEDLQFRVEEACITKGDLETQTRLEHAHIKELEQSLLFEKTKAEKLQRELEDTRVATVSERSRIMELERDLSLRTREVADLQLRLGAQQGSEDSNSTLSPLLEEINSLRDQLASQEAKQQEELAKYKEKLEAQEKTHSEAVAQLQATSVRLSGDSEQLQMRLSQAEKENAEITELWRSKLESAIASHQQAMEELKVSFSKGAGAQTEELVETKSALERLKLEHKLALEEAGATHEADTAAWTREMQALKAQLLVLTEDKERLEESLRSSVEKAEEQHLVEMEDVLGKLHAAELRIKELEEKEAMLAQQAQDKDRETKKQRAEMVALHSQVAQGTQEVVKLKSQLEEVQSHGNNQGAKVSELSFQLEGQQKEVLSLQETLTTVKQEKDTLEQELGGLKQKLAEVTEEQTKSAKTMQETLEKLSTKEEQCASLTTESESLRSQLAGLERKLKAADEKLEQLSKDKSKLENDISDMMKASGDSSVQLTKMNADLIQKERRLEELQSQLAEEKEKVAHLNEQLRQEQSHKEQEQKVTTDRHQSQIRSLQEKIATLEKTVKQGDTLVEELKASQEKSISQASELHAKELGLLQNQVEKLQQELSSSKDKTQELEKLVSELQPYKEQAQCLSAELDSYKHDVEQLSKKLEKQSLDLENVCKESQDVKAEKGNLEKQVSDVQTKLSALENSHQELSVQNEELLITRDKLSKHQEELITNNRCLVEERISLNIELEKLKDLLQEVQTENKKLKHTECEHQAKIQELQRQYAEKNYLFLQHQQDIQQIQSKKKQLLEDYKNVCKERNRLEEDLNESRSKLTCEKDTLILERDAARNAKKSLDAKNADLQEKLKSLNLEKEDLTMKNTQLQVLTETLTKEKVEMSSEISASVLDKKSLETVNTELQNKLTVTKKDLESFVRECEELKASKMSLSHMLEEFKTSSQVTDTERLHLLQEKEDLLAIQRKVCNEKEELLKEIAELKEKLQISTEQVSHSNEKFKEALSSFEQQRQACHFQNSETEMALHAIRKEKMSLDSALEQQKMDYECLAAEKGELEEKHTKAISEKNVLSLERDMLASDIRTTKDQLDSYSRANADLIQEKSYLTTMLEESKRQKDEVEAEVTSLKRDKADLQNELQKLISDIEILDKGKTALVQEHYKLKIDFEKANLELVQKVDDLTKVGQHLQLLQTEADKKVQSLHKENQGLLQEIQEFKSQTESMSEAKHLLETRLQTESSERHKVISDKDGLSKQVDELQKTLSKVTQENKEIFTNLKNADEQKKSFTVDMEALKTQLRQREQETDQLTEDKRQLLSKLEEFGKQVTLLTTEKEDLLAGQCKLEQNVSSLHTSQENWLAERSRLHEELENLQASRKQLEVDVLALQTDKELLEKQYKNAVAEVSASAVVKEEISSSISNLTVQKNALQVERDEATQQVRQLETQLKKAISKQLEAAEASGKTAEALEQLAKEKSSLMQQQNEAQSLLEELRSSKQEMETQLETLKKDNAKYQEDLNISKDRLCTETQRTKSLCQEIEVLKEAASAKSQSLEILQDENNKLTQERDNSQKGQSDLVKLKEEHSKLKKQLEDLKQSESTLKEQLDKEKAALQQSTHKNSALISEKDQQVENLRSELAVLRGESASVKTLQGTIQALEQDKANLQERVQRLEKDLAAGPETINKSSGDPVLDQLREDKKTAESQAAIEFLNSVIVDLQRKNEEQKDKLEKMAAAALNGNNPSELDNFDSHGQESVKKKPPPRLFCDICDRFDLHDTEDCPTQTQMPDSPPHTTYHGNKAEERPYCDICEVFGHWTESCNDDQTF; this is encoded by the exons ATGAGCACAGCCAAGCCCAGTGGGATCAAAGTGCCCAGCAAGATAGCTAGGCCACCTGGGACAGCAGCCCCCAAAACCAACCCAAGCGCAG CCGGAGCAAAAGTTGTTGCAGCCGACAAATCGGCTGCAAGTGCCAGTGGAGGAGATGGCCAAAATGCTGAAGAGAGCTTCCAGGTTGGGGAGCGGGTATGGGTGAATGGGAATAAACCAGGCTTCATTCAGTTTCTGGGAGAGACACAGTTTGCCCCAGGACAGTGGGCAGGGATTGTTCTAGATGAGCCAATTGGGAAGAATGACGGGTCAGTGGCAGGGGTGCGCTACTTCCAGTGTGAAGCCCTGCGAGGTATATTTACCCGCCCTTCCAAGTTGTCTCGCACGGAGGGGGAGGCTAATGGAACTCAGACAGCACCGCCCTCCCGCGCTGCATCACCCACTCCTTCAGTTGGTAGCGTAGCCTCGCATACACCTGCCACAAAATCAACATTACCCTCAACTACCACAGCAGCCAAGAAGGCCTCCACTACTACAACAGCTACACCAGCTACACCAACTTCCAACCTCGCACGAACAAACAGTGAATCTGTCTCCAACCTCTCGGAGACTGGTTCCGTCAAGAAGGGGGAAAGGGAACTGAAGATGGGTGACCGTGTGTTG GTTGGTGGTACAAAGGCAGGAGTGGTACGTTTCCTTGGGGAAACAGATTTTGCCAAAGGCGAGTGGTGCGGTGTGGAACTGGATGAGCCTTTAGGAAAGAATGACGGGGCAGTGGCAGGCACAAG ATATTTTCAGTGCCAACCCAAATATGGCTTATTTGCTCCAGTGCACAAAGTCACACGCATTGGCTTCCCTTCCACCACGCCAGCCAAAGCAAAAACAACGGTTCGCAAAGTAGTGGCCACACCATCAGGGCTGAAGAGAAGCCCTAGTGCCTCCTCCATCAGTACCATGAGCTCTGTGGCATCCTCTGTCAGCGCCAAGCCCAGCCGCACAGGCCTG CTAACAGAGACATCATCACGGTATAATCGAAAGATTTCAGGCACTACAGCCCTGCAGGAGGCACTGAAGGAGAAACAGCAGCATATTGAGCAGCTAATGGCTGAGAGGGACATGGAGAGAGCTGAGGTTGCCAAGGCCACTAGCCATGTTGGAGAGATGGAGCAAGAAATTAGCCTGCTCAGGGATGATCAAGAGCAG ATGGAGGCTAAGATGGATCAGTTACGTGCCTTGGTAGAAGctgcagacaaagacaaagtggagctgctgaatcagctggaggaggagcgtAG GAAGGTGGAGGACCTTCAGTTCCGCGTAGAGGAAGCTTGCATTACCAAAGGGGACCTAGAG ACGCAGACCAGACTGGAGCATGCCCACATTAAGGAGCTTGAACAGAGCCTGCTCTTTGAAAAGACCAAAGCTGAGAAACTCCAAAGAGAGTTAGAAGACACTAGG GTTGCGACTGTATCGGAAAGATCCCGTATAATGGAGCTTGAGAGGGACCTTTCACTGCGTACAAGAGAGGTAGCTGACCTGCAGCTGCGCCTTGGGGCCCAGCAAGGCTCTGAGGACTCTAACTCTACTCTTTCTCCCCTTCTGGAAGAGATAAACTCTCTGAGGGATCAGTTGGCTTCTCAAGAAGCTAAGCAGCAAGAAGAGCTGGCGAAATACAAGGAGAAGCTAGAAGCTCAAGAAAAAACCCACAGTGAGGCAGTTGCCCAGCTTCAGGCTACATCTGTAAGGCTCTCTGGTGACAGCGAGCAGTTGCAGATGCGCTTAAGCCAAGCTGAGAAGGAGAATGCTGAAATTACCGAACTGTGGCGTTCCAAGTTGGAGTCTGCCATTGCCTCTCACCAGCAAGCTATGGAGGAGCTGAAGGTGTCCTTCAGCAAAGGTGCAGGTGCCCAGACAGAAGAGCTTGTAGAAACCAAAAGTGCACTAGAGAGGTTGAAGTTAGAGCACAAGCTGGCTCTAGAGGAGGCTGGGGCCACACATGAAGCTGACACTGCAGCCTGGACTCGGGAGATGCAGGCACTGAAGGCACAGCTGTTGGTATTGACCGAAGACAAGGAGCGACTGGAGGAATCGCTACGATCCAGTGTTGAAAAAGCAGAGGAGCAGCACCTTGTGGAGATGGAAGATGTTCTTGGAAAACTTCATGCTGCTGAACTTAGGATAAAGGAGCTTGAGGAGAAAGAAGCGATGTTGGCACAACAGGCccaagacaaagacagagaaaccaAAAAGCAGAGGGCAGAAATGGTGGCTCTGCACAGCCAAGTAGCACAAGGTACCCAGGAGGTTGTGAAGCTGAAGAGTCAGTTAGAGGAGGTTCAGAGCCACGGAAACAACCAGGGTGCCAAG GTTAGTGAATTGAGCTTTCAGTTGGAGGGCCAACAGAAGGAAGTCCTTTCTTTACAAGAGACTCTGACTACTGTAAAACAGGAGAAGGACACCCTGGAACAGGAACTTGGAGGCTTG AAACAAAAGTTGGCTGAAGTCACAGAGGAGCagacaaaatcagcaaaaacaaTGCAAG aaaCACTTGAGAAGCTAAGTACGAAGGAAGAGCAATGCGCATCCCTGACTACAGAATCAGAGTCTCTAAGAAGTCAACTTGCTG GACTGGAGAGGAAGCTGAAGGCTGCAGATGAAAAGCTTGAGCAGCTTTCAAAGGATAAAAGCAAGCTGGAAAATGATATTTCAGACATGATGAAGGCATCTGGTGATAGTTCAGTTCAGCTGACCAAAATGAATGCAGACCTCATACAGAAAGAAAG GAGGCTTGAGGAGTTACAGAGTCAACttgcagaggagaaggagaaggtgGCACACTTGAATGAACAACTTCGGCAGGAACAGTCTCACAAAGAGCAGGAGCAGAAAGTGACCACAGATAGACATCAGTCTCAAATAAGAAGCCTTCAGGAAAAGATTGCTACTTTG GAGAAGACTGTTAAACAGGGTGACACCCTGGTTGAGGAGCTGAAGGCCTCTCAAGAAAAATCCATCTCTCAGGCCTCAGAGCTCCATGCGAAGGAACTTGGGCTGCTGCAGAATCAGGTTGAAAAGTTGCAGCAGGAGCTCTCCTCCTCCAAGGACAAAACCCAGGAGCTGGAGAAGTTGGTATCTGAGCTGCAGCCATACAAGGAACAGGCTCAG TGTCTTTCCGCTGAGCTTGACTCCTACAAGCATGATGTTGAACAATTGTCCAAAAAACTGGAAAAGCAGAGTCTAGATCTGGAAAACGTATGTAAGGAAAGTCAGGATGTTAAGGCTGAGAAGGGCAATCTGGAGAAACAGGTTTCAGATGTGCAGACTAAGCTCTCTGCCCTTGAGAACAGCCACCAGGAGCTTTCAGTCCAGAATGAAGAACTACTAATAACCAGAGATAAGCTTTCAAAACATCAAGAGGAATTAATCACCAACAACAGGTGCTTGGTTGAAGAAAGGATTTCATTGAACATAGAGTTGGAGAAGCTCAAAGATCTTCTTCAGGAAGTGCAGACTGAAAACAAGAAACTAAAGCATACTGAATGTGAACACCAGGCCAAAATTCAGGAGCTTCAAAGACAATATGCAGAGAAGAATTATTTGTTCCTACAGCATCAGCAGGACATCCAGCAAATTCAGTCTAAAAAGAAGCAACTACTTGAGGattataaaaatgtctgcaaagaGAGGAACCGCCTTGAAGAGGACCTCAATGAAAGTAGGTCAAAGCTCACATGTGAGAAGGACACTCTGATTTTAGAGAGGGATGCTGctagaaatgccaaaaaatctCTTGATGCTAAGAATGCTGACTTGCAGGAAAAACTTAAATCTTTGAACTTAGAAAAAGAAGATCTTACAATGAAGAATACCCAGCTGCAGGTACtcacagaaacactgacaaaagaGAAGGTGGAGATGTCCTCTGAAATCAGTGCCTCTGTGTTGGATAAAAAGAGCCTTGAGACAGTGAACACGGAGCTCCAGAATAAGCTCACTGTTACAAAGAAAGACTTGGAGAGTTTTGTCCGTGAATGTGAAGAACTTAAAGCCTCGAAAATGAGCCTGTCCCACATGCTGGAAGAGTTCAAGACAAgcagtcaggtgactgatacTGAGAGACTTCACCTTCTGCAGGAAAAAGAAGACTTACTTGCGATTCAAAGAAAAGTCTGTAACGAGAAGGAAGAGCTCCTCAAAGAGATAGCAGAATTAAAGGAGAAGCTTCAAATCTCAACAGAACAAGTGTCTCATTCCAACGAGAAATTTAAGGAAGCATTATCCTCCTTTGAGCAACAGAGGCAAGCATGTCACTTTCAGAATTCCGAAACTGAGATGGCTCTACATGCTATTCGAAAGGAAAAGATGAGCCTGGATTCAGCACTGgaacagcagaaaatggattATGAGTGTTTGGCAGCTGAGAAGGGAGAGTTGGAAGAGAAGCACACAAAAGCCATATCTGAGAAAAATGTTCTTTCTCTTGAGCGCGATATGCTAGCTAGTGATATTCGAACAACCAAGGACCAGTTGGATAGTTATTCCAGAGCTAATGCTGACCTTATTCAAGAGAAGTCTTATTTAACAACAATGCTAGAGGAAAGCAAACGCCAAAAAGACGAGGTTGAAGCAGAGGTGACCTCTTTGAAACGAGACAAGGCTGACCTACAGAATGAATTGCAGAAACTTATATCTGATATTGAAATTCTTGACAAGGGTAAAACCGCCCTTGTTCAAGAGCATTATAAACTAAAAATTGATTTTGAGAAGGCTAATTTAGAACTTGTTCAAAAGGTGGATGACCTTACAAAAGTTGGTCAGCATCTGCAATTGTTGCAGACTGAGGCTGACAAAAAAGTGCAGTCGTTGCATAAAGAGAACCAGGGCCTGCTTCAGGAGATCCAGGAGTTCAAAAGTCAGACTGAATCAATGTCAGAGGCCAAGCACCTTCTTGAGACTAGGCTACAGACAGAGTCCAGTGAACGGCATAAAGTGATTTCTGACAAGGATGGTCTTTCCAAACAAGTCGATGAGCTGCAGAAAACATTGTCCAAAGTTacacaagaaaataaagaaatttttACTAACCTTAAGAATGCTGATGAGCAAAAGAAGTCTTTTACGGTGGATATGGAGGCTTTGAAAACACAACTGAGGCAACGAGAGCAAGAAACCGATCAGTTGACAGAAGATAAACGACAGCTATTATCTAAGCTTGAGGAGTTTGGCAAACAAGTGACATTATTGACCACAGAGAAAGAGGATCTGTTAGCTGGACAGTGTAAATTGGAGCAGAATGTTTCTTCTCTCCACACAAGCCAAGAAAATTGGCTTGCAGAACGATCAAGGCTTCATGAAGAGCTGGAGAATTTGCAGGCTAGCCGGAAACAGCTAGAGGTTGATGTCTTGGCCCTACAAACTGATAAAGAACTTTTGGAAAAGCAATACAAGAATGCTGTCGCAGAGGTGTCGgcttctgctgttgtaaaaGAAGAGATTTCCTCGAGCATCTCAAACCTAACTGTTCAGAAGAATGCCCTCCAAGTGGAGAGAGATGAAGCCACGCAGCAAGTCAGGCAGCTCGAGACCCAACTAAAAAAAGCCATTTCTAAGCAGCTTGAG GCTGCAGAGGCCTCTGGCAAGACTGCTGAGGCTCTTGAACAGCTGGCAAAAGAGAAATCCAGTTTGATGCAGCAGCAGAATGAAGCCCAATCTTTGCTGGAAGAGCTCCGGAGCTCCAAGCAGGAGATGGAGACCCAG CTGGAAACATTGAAGAAAGACAATGCCAAGTACCAAGAAGATCTGAATATATCCAAAGATCGGCTTTGCACAGAAACTCAGAGGACCAAGAGTCTGTGCCAGGAAAT tgAGGTGCTTAAAGAAGCAGCTTCTGCGAAGTCGCAGTCCCTAGAAATACTTCAGGATGAAAACAACAAGCTGACCCAGGAGCGTGATAACAGTCAGAAAGGCCAGAGTGATCTTGTGAAG CTCAAAGAGGAGcactcaaaactcaaaaaacagtTGGAAGATTTGAAGCAAAG TGAGAGCACCTTGAAGGAGCAGTTGGACAAGGAGAAGGCTGCCCTCCAACAGTCCACCCATAAAAACAGTGCCTTAATCTCAGAAAAGGACCAGCAGGTGGAAAACCTGAGGAGCGAG CTGGCAGTACTGCGTGGGGAAAGTGCCTCAGTTAAGACACTGCAGGGTACAATTCAGGCCTTGGAGCAGGACAAGGCTAATCTACAGGAGCGTGTTCAGAGACTGGAGAAGGACCTGGCTGCAGGGCCTGAAACCATCAACAAGTCCTCAG GTGATCCAGTTTTGGATCAACTAAGGGAGGATAAGAAGACTGCAGAGAGTCAG GCAGCg ATTGAGTTTTTGAATTCAGTCATCGTTGACCTCCAGAGGAAGAACGAGGAACAAAAGGACAAATTGGAGAAAATGGCAGCCGCTGCTCTCAATGGGAATAATCCAAGTGAGCTGGATAACTTTGATAG ccaTGGACAGGAATCCGTCAAGAAGAAGCCTCCGCCAAGGCTGTTCTGTGACATCTGCGACCGTTTTGACCTCCATGACACCGAGGACTGTCCCACACAAACGCAAATGCCCGACTCACCTCCACACACCACCTACCATGGCAATAAGGCTGAAGAACGGCCCTACTGTGATATCTGTGAGGTCTTTGGTCACTGGACCGAATCCTGTAATGATGACCAGAccttttaa